Genomic DNA from Desulfuromonas versatilis:
CGCTCGGTACTGCGCGAGAGCGCCTGGGCCCTGTTTCTGCCGGTGCTGATCTGCGGCGGCATCTACTCGGGGCTGTTCACCGCCAACGAGGCGGCGGTGGTGGCCTGCTGCTACGCCTTTTTCGTCGAGATCTGCATCCACAAGGACATGAGGCTGGCCGAGGTGAAAAACGTGGTGGTCTCCTCGGCGGTCACCTCGGCCAGCCTGCTGGTGATCGTGGCCGGCGCCTCGGTGTTCGGCGAATACCTCACCTTTGCCCAGATCCCCGACAAGGTGGCGGGCGCCGTGGTCGGGGGCATCGAAACCCGCTGGGGCTTTCTGCTGGCGGTCAACCTGCTGCTGCTGGTGGTCGGCATGTTCATGGACATCATCTCGGCTACCCTGATCCTGACCCCGATCTTCCTGCCGCTGCTGCAGCAGTACGGCATCGACACCCTGCACTTCGGGTTGCTGATGACCATCAACCTCGGCATCGGTTACTGCACCCCGCCGCTGGGGGTCAGCCTCTACATCGCCAGCGCCGTGGTCGACCGTGACCTGCTCTGGGTCAGCCGCGCGGTGCTCCCCTTCGTGCTGATCCAGATCGGCCTGCTGGCGGTCTACACCTACTGGCCCGACCTGGTGCTGCTGCTGCCGCGGCTGGTCTATGGCCCTGGGGGGTGAGGCCGGCGGGCCTCGGATAGGGGAAGACAGCTAAAACCAGACTCACGCGAAGCCGCGAAGGACGCGAAGGAAAACCGAAAGGGAAAAAAGGGAAATCGGCCGCTGCCGCACCTTTGGCTCGGGTAGTTGCGCCCTTCACGGCTACGGGAATTTATTAGAAAAAGGATGGAGACAGGGCCCATGGCGGTAAATTCAGATCAAGAACGAGCACTGGCGCAGCAGCCCGCCCTTGGCGATCGGCAAAGGCCGGCCGAGGTCGAGGAGCAGATGCCCTTGACCACGCACCTCGAAGAGCTGCGCAAGCGGCTGATCATCGCCGGGGGCAGCTGGCTGGCGGCTTTTTTCGCCAGCTACGGTTTCGCCGAGCCGATGTTCCGCTGGGTGGCCGGGCCGGTGCGGGCGGCCTTGCCCGCGCAGGGTTCGCTGGTGTTTCTCACCGCCACCGAGCCCTTCTTCACCTACCTGAAGCTCGCCGCCCTCGCCGGACTGCTCGCGGCGTTGCCGGTGATCCTCTGGCAGCTCTGGCTGTTCGTGGCCCCCGGGCTCTACGCCCACGAAAAACGCCTCGGCCTGACCTTCGTCGTCTCGGGCTGCTGCTGTTTCGGCGCCGGCGCCTATTTCGGCTTCAGGTACGTCTTCCCCACCATCTTCGCCGTGCTGATCCGCTTTGGCCTGGGGGCCGGCGGGGTGACCCCGATGCTCTCCATGGACGCCTATCTCGGGTTGGCGATCAAGATGCTGCTGGCCTTCGGCGTGGTCTTCGAGCTGCCGGTGGTGATTTCCCTGCTGGCCCGCATGGGAGTGGTCGATCCCCCCTGGCTGCGCCGCAACCGCAAGTACATGCTCATCGTCGCTTTCGTCTTCGGCGCCCTGGTCACGCCCGGGCCCGATGTCATCTCCCAGTGCTCGGTGGCGATCCCCTTCGTGCTGCTCTACGAGGTGGGGATTCTCGGGGCCCGGATCTTCGGCAGAACCAGGCAGGTTCCCGGTGCCGGGTCCGCCGGCCCGGAACAGGCCAGCATCGCTACAGGGGCCTGAGGGCGCAACCTGGTCGATTCCCCTGGAGGACCTCCCGATCCCGCAGACCGTTCCGGGGTGGTAAGCTTGCTTGCACCTCGGAACCTGCCGGTTGTCTTCTGGGAGTTTCCGTGCTTCTTTCCGTCGTCAATATTGGTGATCGGATGGCTGATGCGGTTTTTCGTCGACAACTCCTTCGCCGTCTTTACCTGGTACCGGATACTTTTCGGCGGGGCAGTCGTGGTCGCCTGGTTGGCAGGTGCCTTGGGGTGGAAATGACGTTGCGGGAATTATCAGCGGGCGGGCTTCTGAAAAAATGGCAGTTGAAAAAATATAACAAGGTTATTATAATTTTGCCATGTGGGTGCGGGATCTGGGGCCGGAAAAGCTGGAGATGAAAAATGTGTCCAGTTGCTCTGGTTGGATATCCTGTACGACTGTTCACGAATTATAAACAGGTTTATATTTTCTTCGAGGCTCGGCGGCAGGGTATGTTGTGCGGCTTTTTCCAGCAACTGGGCAGGTGGCGCGGGGGGGCCGTCCCGGTTTCCCTGCTGCTGGTTGCGGCACTGCTGCTGCAGGTTCCCGCGGTGAGCGCCGAAAGGGCTGCCGGCTCCCTGGCGGATCACGCCCTTTCCCTGCTGGAAGATGAGTATCTGGCCCCCTTCGTCAAGCCGACCGGAGGGAATCAGGGTGCAGATGCATGCAGTGATCCGTATCCAGTCCTGCTGCAGACTTTTACCGGCCTGGAGTCCGAATGCCTCGCACCGCGGAGCAAGCCTCCCTGGCCGGAGGCGAGCTTTTCCTATCTCTCCATTGCTCACTTCTCTCCCTTCGCTCCTCGCTCCCCCCCTCTCTGATCCACCTGAACGGCCCTGCTACCGGGTCGGCCCCCTGACCTCCTGATCGATTTCCCGAATTGCGTATGCACCGCCGGTGGCTGCAAAAGGAGCTGTCCCCTGCGTTCCGGGCAGACCATTTCCGTTCGTGCGCCAATATCGGGGGCAGGGATCAGCTGCGAAGGGCCGTGCTCTTGCTTCAATCAAAAAATTGGTCGCATTGGTTTAAAGGGGGTGATGTCAAGCGCCGCCAGCAGACGTGTGCAAAGAGGATCGGTTGTACCGGATTCTGCCCTCCCGGGGTGAAAAAGGGCAGAACAACCAACATTCAGAAAGGAACCCAGACGGCTATGAAAACCAAAAGTTGGGCGGACATCGCCCGGCATCCCAAGTTCGTCGAGCTGCACCGCCGCAAGACCGTATTTCTGTTCGGCTGGTGGGCTTTTTCCACCCTCTTCTATTTCCTTCTCCCCATCGGGGCGGCCTACACCCCGGGGCTTTTCAAGGTCAAGGTCATCGGCAACATCAACTTCGGCTACCTGTTCGCCCTCTCCCAGTTCTTCGTGTCCTGGGGGATCGCCATCTACTACGCCCGGGTGGCCAAC
This window encodes:
- a CDS encoding TRAP transporter large permease, with amino-acid sequence MEASPMIIFALLLGAMAATVPVFMALFFAGLAGLVWAAGVDPQVAVEVLYRSMDKFALVVVLFFVLCGNIMTTGSIVQKLIRTANTLVGFLPGGLAMAGVLACGFFGAISGSTVATMVAIGGAMIPALVENGYDRRFSVGVMTTAPVLGIIIPPSISMILYAMVTNDSIEALFLTGYLPGLLIILAMSAYAWLVCRRRGIAGRPRPTLPELRSVLRESAWALFLPVLICGGIYSGLFTANEAAVVACCYAFFVEICIHKDMRLAEVKNVVVSSAVTSASLLVIVAGASVFGEYLTFAQIPDKVAGAVVGGIETRWGFLLAVNLLLLVVGMFMDIISATLILTPIFLPLLQQYGIDTLHFGLLMTINLGIGYCTPPLGVSLYIASAVVDRDLLWVSRAVLPFVLIQIGLLAVYTYWPDLVLLLPRLVYGPGG
- the tatC gene encoding twin-arginine translocase subunit TatC translates to MAVNSDQERALAQQPALGDRQRPAEVEEQMPLTTHLEELRKRLIIAGGSWLAAFFASYGFAEPMFRWVAGPVRAALPAQGSLVFLTATEPFFTYLKLAALAGLLAALPVILWQLWLFVAPGLYAHEKRLGLTFVVSGCCCFGAGAYFGFRYVFPTIFAVLIRFGLGAGGVTPMLSMDAYLGLAIKMLLAFGVVFELPVVISLLARMGVVDPPWLRRNRKYMLIVAFVFGALVTPGPDVISQCSVAIPFVLLYEVGILGARIFGRTRQVPGAGSAGPEQASIATGA
- a CDS encoding DUF485 domain-containing protein, whose protein sequence is MKTKSWADIARHPKFVELHRRKTVFLFGWWAFSTLFYFLLPIGAAYTPGLFKVKVIGNINFGYLFALSQFFVSWGIAIYYARVANQKFDRLTRELVDEFK